The genomic DNA TATGTATAAAATAGGCACCGGTATAAAATAAGTGCCGCCGCCGAATTCTagaaaagtccttaatttttaaggttTCCATAGTCctcaaggaacccttatagttcagccatgtccgtctgtccgtccgtccgtcttaGAACAGagacaattattataatttagcttaaatataacattaaaatgtgaattaagtcgtaaaataaaatattgaaaaataatacgtcactggcttggcaccgccttcaaagtgatccgAAGGTATGTGcgagtatgatgttatttttcactttttagtttattattgtgattttggagtcggttaaatttttttgttaaaaagattttattgttctgtttttagtgtgtcctagcaaaGTGAAGGCGCCACAATACTGGCAAttacgttattttaattttaacacaaaattactaaaccgattttcatgaaaattaaatgagaccaatctggaagtatactctttgaaactaaaaaagaattttcaaaattggttaaaaaatgtCGAAGTtctgaagtaacaaacatataaaaagaaacatacgGGTTGAATTGTCCTCCTCCtcttttttagttagttaaaaatgtaaagtttcacacggacgaagttgtGGGATTCCGCTagtaactgcctcattggtcccgtggttagctagttcagctacggacaatgaggtccagggttcgaatcccgggtcaggccaacaaaaacaaattgggatttttcttacaaggaaaatcttaatagcagcctgaagTTGgtaagttggcggtgttagtacacccccgtgcctcggagagcacgtaaagccgtcggtcctgcgcctgatctctcaccggtcgtgtcggtctgccgtcccatcggatttcgagagtgagggaagagagagtgcacctgtgcttgcgcatacacttgtgcactataatatctcctgcgtacatggttaatctcaccatgagattagccgccgtgaccgaaaaaaaaaaaaaaaaaagaaaaaagtcggtcgggagcatattattattatttatgtaggtacgttAATAGTGTTATCACACTAATTCCAGTGATAACGATTTTTACTATGTTTGTGCAATATAATGTAATGAACAATAGGTTGCTTATCATAAtcttatataaatttatatgaaatcgATAAagcatacaaatattttcaattcaaaaCTACAATCGAATGAAATTCACGCTCTAtgatttacatatttttgaaaaacaaatcttaacaatatcaatattttttacttatgacgccatattttatattaagccaTGACCAActatctgtccgtccgtccgtctgcgCTTTACTACAGagacaatttataatttagcatAAGTGTGTACCTACATTCtcgctatgggcctcataagaaggctcagagtcactcagcgggcgatggaacgagctatgttaggagtatctctgcgtgatcgaatcagaaatgaggagatccgcagaagaaccaaagtcaccgacatagctcaacgagttgcgaagctgaagtggcaatgggcggggcacatagttcgaagagccgatggacgttggggtcccaaagttgGCCGGTTatggaagcctgaatttttgtagtcAAGTGACAGGGAACTATTtacaaattaacttttttaattaagattttaatgatatctAGTCAATTGAAAATCTTTCGTGAATATAACTCAAACTTTCATACAAGCTTTCATACAATGGAAGTTGAACTTCGATTTAACCCATCACCATCatttcaacctatattcggctcactgctgagcccgaaactccgctcagaatgagaggggtttggccaatagtccatctcgctggcctaatgcggattcgcacacgtatagaattaataaaattctcaggtacgcagggttcctcacgatgtttttccttcaccgtttgagatgttagaagtgcatgccctggactagATTTGGACCTAcactctccgaatcgaaggcagaggtcatgtccactgggctatcatggctcacaAATATTCTGTACCTTAAGTAAAAAACAAGTCATTGTATTCTGTGTCAATGAAAGTGTTTCACGTTTCAGGACGATCGTCTCCAAGCCATCGTGGTGGATTACCAGACGACACACGCGGGCTGCCCAGCCAGTGACCTCATGTATTACATATTCCTGGGCACGGACGAGGAGTTCCGCAGGGAGCATTATGAGCGCCTCCTTGACCACTACCACTCGAGCCTGGAGCAAGCGTTGAAGAGGTTGGCGGTGGACCCCAGCGTTTATACGCGGGAGAAGTTGGACAGCGATATGAAAGaggtaattgttaattaatggatacgtatatatcggcgagtgagttatttgatcggttagcaaaacCTACGTTTTTTagctctcatttatttattacttcttttttttttaatttttaacattataagtataaaatacaaaacattattaaaaatttataaaaaaaattcaccctcccgatgcgggacatttgagtgcccaagcaaccggtggtcagggctccagagtgaggaaactCCTCaaaatacgcgccgtctcaagaatcactgcgataatattagaatcaggttaaCGTGTGattggtttttaattatttcgttatcaacccatattcggctcactgctgaactcgagtttcctctcacaatgagaagggttaggtctatagtccactacgctggcccaatgcggattggcagacttcacacacgcagagaattaagataattctctggtatataggtttcctcacgatgttttccttcaccgtttgagacgcgtgatatttaatttcttaaaatgcacacaactgaaaagttggaggtgcatgccacggtccggaatcgaacccacaccctccagaatcggaggcagaggtcatatccactaggctatcacggctcgatcGGCTATCTTTGACACTTATCGGCACTCCTTGTAAAGCTTAGAACTTGCTCTGAGGCTAAatcttctccgttatcagaagtggaatttagtctgtTCCACCGATAtatacttaaaatttaagtgtctatctgtgactgtgtcaaaataactgtgtttttcaaGTATTTAGTCAATAACTAAACTGATGAAAGTGGTAAAAGGATAAACAATTCAGTCccacttttcttttcttttcacagttcttacataaggacctgtcaaagtataatatgatcaacgatctaatgcgagtacaaaaattaaaaattaatcgtgtcagataattttgttcttgaatttgggtgcgatactagttcatatgtaattagtctgaggtccgtaattagtctgaggtccGGGCTAATCAGGACAATCACTGAAAAATAGAGGAGAGGAGGAGAGAGAGATTACTGACTAACTATTCTACTTATTATCCCGAAAattaaagtcgcgggcgtacaaACACTTAAGAGAACGATATACTTATTTGACtcctttaaaaataactgttctGTTCTCAATTTCAGCTGTTGCCCTACGCGGTGCTGCTGGGAGTGGTGGTGCTTCCAGTGGTGACGGTGGAATCAAACGCTGCGCCCAAGGTTGAAGGCGATGCTGATGTCAACAACTTCATCATGAAGCCCAATGAGCTCTACGCGAAGAGATTCAGCGGCATCGTCAACGACTGCGTGCGGTGGGGCGCCATATAACAGCCACAAGTCATCGTCAGCGACTGCGTGCGGTGGGGCGCCATATAACAGCCACAAGTCATCGTAAACGACTGCGTGCGGTGGGGCGCCATATAACAGCCACAAGTCATCGTCAACGACTGCGTGCGGTGGGGCGCCATATAACAGCCACAAGTCATCGTCAACGACTGCGTGCGGTGGGGCGCCATATAACAGCCACAAGTCATCGTCAGCGACTGCGTGCGGTGGGGCGCCATATAACAGCCACAAGTCATCGTCAACGACTGCGGGCGGTGGGGCGCCATATAACAGCCACAAGTCATCGTCAACGACTGCGTGCGGTGGGGCGCCATATAACAGCCACAAGTCATCGTCAGCGACTGCGTGCGGTGGGGCGCCATATAACAGCCACAAGTCATCGTCAACGACTGCGTGCGGTGGGGCGCCATATAACAGCCACAAGTCATCGTCAACGACTGCGTGCGGTGGGGCGCCATATAACAGCCACAAGTCATCGTCAACGACTGCGTGCGGTGGGGCGCCATATAACAGCCACAAGTCATCGTCAGCGACTGCGTGCGGTGGGGCGCCATATAACAGCGAACCCAGCGCACTTGCAATAATCAACACTCGTCACAGTGTGCGCATACGCACACATCCAAGGCGGTGGCAGGCAGGTCCAGTTCTAGCGTAAACAGTTATGAtttgtttgattaaaataaagattatagttgaaaaaatgtcatccgttagctactgacaacccttcgtttatatcatacagtaggtagtgTATATTGTCCAATTGACATT from Bicyclus anynana chromosome 20, ilBicAnyn1.1, whole genome shotgun sequence includes the following:
- the LOC128199249 gene encoding uncharacterized protein LOC128199249 gives rise to the protein MEALQYVALGSLLYGAPPHAVADDDLWLLYGAPPHAVVDDDLWLLYGAPPHAVVDDDLWLLYGAPPHAVVDDDLWLLYGAPPHAVADDDLWLLYGAPPHAVVDDDLWLLYGAPPPAVVDDDLWLLYGAPPHAVADDDLWLLYGAPPHAVVDDDLWLLYGAPPHAVVDDDLWLR